In Setaria viridis chromosome 5, Setaria_viridis_v4.0, whole genome shotgun sequence, the genomic stretch CAAAGTTACCTCAAAATATTCGAAGCTTATATGCTGTCGTTTCTCAAATGCTGATAAACACAAAGCTCATTTAGAAACTTTTGTGAAGTCAGGTGCCTTCAGccgaaaagaaataaaatgccGGACAGAAACTTTAAGGTGGTTCTAACTAGACTACAGCTGCTAGCTAAGTTGTATGCACGCTTGGGCATGCATATGGCCTAGCTGGTAGGCAAAGATATATATACGCCCGTCGGAGTCAAAACCCATTCCATGATTCAGGTACTCTCTTTTACTTGTTTCATGGAGATCTTCTCGTACAATGTTGTTTGTGTTGAAAAAGAGGCAGCGCCGCTACGAGAGTACGCTAATACGCTTCCACCTAGCAAGTCCATTAGAGCAACTTTAGTAGGTCATCTAAACAGCCCCTATCTCAACCGGAGCACTATTTTTTTACTAACTCTCCCAATACGGTAGTTAGATTGGGAATTGGAGAACTTATGAAAATGCTCTAAACCCGTTGGGAATTGGGAATGTCGGATCTGTGCCTTCGCCGTCCATACGCGCCGCCTGCTGCCTCGAAGTCGTGCTGCCGCCACCAGGCAATGTAGGGCTCGAGGTGAGAGAGGGAGTGAGTGGAAGaggagagaaagggaggaatCGATTCCTCCGTTGGCTGGCGTGAGGAAACGGCCCTTGGTCAGGGGTACATTTGTCCAGCCATGGAAAATCTTACAGGTTTCTAAAGGTTTTTCACGGTATGGTCCAACGGAACTAACAGCAATGTCATTTTGGGATGAAAGTTGAGgtcagtgtcaaataaggaaggaagaaattcTAAGGGTTAAGGAAGGAACGAGTCATTTTCGTAGTGTCAAATAGGGAGTAATCTctacggtagttggattggaaaTTGGAGAACTGCTGGAAATACTCTAAACCCTCCATTTTATGGAGGCCTCCAAAATTCCCCCGCAACCTCCATTCTTGAGGGTTCTCTAAAAACCCCTCTATCGGTATGAATTGTTTAAAGAGTATGACTAGAGttgagagaaaaaaacaaactCCTATAAAGTAGGGGCAGCCCCTGCTCAAAAGTACTGCTGAAAATGTTCTAATCCATCATGGATCAACATCCTCCCGGTGGTAATTAAGCAAAGCATCCGGTAATTCCCGCTATATATGTGGTCGCCAACCTTATATTACGTGGATACATTGTTGGGGTGCTGATGCATGCTTTATTAATTTAAAACAAGCTAAGCACCATCGGTCGTGCGTGCCTCTCGCATGACATgaataaaaatatatacaataatAATCCATTTGCTAATTGATTCGGATGGATGGAGAAATATATAATATTATTAGTACAATAAGATAATGGAGATAAAGAAAGCTAAGGCATGCATGCGTGATGTGGTTGCGATCCAAGTCAGCGCCACCGTGGGCAACATGCACGCATATCTCACACTATCTAGCCCCCATTTGGCATGGCTCTCCTACCGGCTCTTGCGGCAGCTTTTGCACAAGCTGTACCAAACGCCTCAAATGAAAACGGCTTCAACCCGTGAGCCGCGCAAAAGCCACTAGCAAAAACAACTGGACGGGATGAGCCGTAAAAAATGGCTTCCCCCGGCTTCTCTCCATCCACGTACGTGATTTTCCATCTTTCTCCCCGACTGCTCTCCTccccggcgcacgcgcgctgATGGCCGCCTCCCAGCGCCGTGCCCCACCGGCTCCTTGCGCCGCGCCAGCGGCCTCCTGCGCcacgccccgccgcctccctacGCCGCGCCCTACCCGCCAGGTGCACGCGCTCACGCGGGGCCACGGTGTGGGGGCATGACCGCCGGGAGGGAGAGtccgggagggaggagggaggagagaggaggggccgGCTGGGATCGGataaggagaggggaggggcggtcGGGATaggatgaggagagaggaggggaaaagaaaagagggggaggaaagagaaataaaaaaggaaaggaaaagaaaaaaaagaaaaagaaaagagagagaaaaatatataagggtattttggatATTTGACACCTTCTTTACATTCTAAAAAGCTAGGAGAAGCTGTTTTGCCCAACATTTTCGTATAAAATAAGCTAGAGCTAGAAAAAGCTGCTTTTTTTATAGGAGCAGAGCTATTTTTTCAGGCCTTGCCAAACGGGACCCTAGTGGGCCGGAGTGCCTGACTGCGACTGACTGACTGGCTGCAAAAAGATGGAGCCACCTAGCCTCTCAATGCAATTCCTTCCAAAATGAATACAGCCTCGACCACATGAAGCCACCCTCTGCACAGGCCTATAAATACCCATGGATGGTAGCTACCTAGATAGCCCGGCCACCAGTCAAacaacaatggcggcggcggcagcggctgaaGCAGCTGCATCCCTCAAACGGCGCTCCATCCCTAGCAGTAGCAGCATCAGCATGCTGACGCGGTTCCACGCCGGCTACTTCCGCATCAGCCTGGCGCTGAGCGGGCAGGCGCTGCTGTGGCGCACGctcaccggcgacggcgacggcgactccTCATCATCGAGCACACCGATGGTGCGGTCGCTGCcctccgccgccttcctccttcTGTGGTCGCTGGCGCTACTTGCTTTGGTAGCCCTCGCGGCGCTGTACGCCGCGCGCTGCCTGCTCCGCTTCCCCGCCGTGCGCGCCGAGTTCCGCCACCACGTCGCCATGAACTACCTCTTCGCGCCCTGGATCTCGTGCCTGCTGCTCCTGCAGTCGGCGCCGCCCTTcctgcgccccgccgccgcgccctacCGCCTGCTCTGGTGGGCCTTCTCGCTGCCCATCCTGGCGCTCGACATCAAGGTCTATGGGCAGTGGTTCACGCGGGGCCGCAAGTTCCTCTCCATGGTCGCCAACCCGGCCAGCCTCATCACCGTCATCGGCAACCTCGTCACCGCCAGGGCCGCCGCCAAGATGGGATGGCACGAGGCCGCCGTCGCCATCTtcgccgtcggcgccgcgcACTACCTCGTGCTCTTCGTCACGCTCTACCAGAGGTTCCCCGGCTCCGACTCGCTGCCGGCCGTGCTGCGGCcggtcttcttcctcttcttcgcggCGCCCAGCATGGCGTCGCTCGCCTGGGACGCCATAGCAGCCTCCTTCGACACATGCTGCAAGATGCTATTCTTCGTATCCCTCTTCCTCTTCGCGTCCCTGGTGCGTGCATACATGAGTTACTTACTAATATTTAATTAATATAAAAAGAAAGCAAGTGCTAGCTAGTGCACAAGCATTATCGATCGATGGAGTATACTTTCTGTATGTCAACCTTTTTATTCTCGTTGGTGGAGAAAAAGCTAGTACAGTAGCTAATAAGATACCTGGCCTTCGTTCCATCAGCTAGGATATACATCTGTGTAGCTAGCTAGTGCCTATAGACTCACTGCCAACTACAGTAGCTCTCAGGTCTCCATGGTGGTGACCGTGACGGCTGTGTGCATGCGTGCGTCGTCATGAACTGGATTGGCATTGGAtcgatgtgtgtgtgtgtgtgtgtgtgtgtgtgtataatATAAGCATATATATGGTGGCCTGCAGGTTTCCCGGCCGGCGCTGTTCCGGCGTGCGATGCGGCGGTTCAGCGTGGCGTGGTGGGCCTACTCGTTCCCGGTGACGGTGCTGGCGCTGGCGTCGGCGGAGTACGCGCAGGAggtgcggcaggcggcggcgaacgcGCTGATGCTGGCGCTGGCCGTGCTGTCCGTGGCCGTCACCCTCGCGCTCATGCTCTTCAGCGCCCTCCGTACCGCCGACCTGCTGCCGCACGACGACCCCTTCGACTGCCCCCACCTACCTATGTAAAAAGCTAGCTAGCTTAGCTTCTTGACCGGCCACATACACATGCAGCTAATGCTTGCTCCAGATATACCTGTATgtatgtgtgtatgtgtgtgtgtatcgTACGTATATATGTGTatacaaatagtaatttgggatgggaCGGAGAGGTCGGATCTATAATATGTACGTGCAGCCCCAGCCGTCCGGCCGGGTgcgctctccctctctcacccacacccacacccacacccCGATATGGTCACGGCTCCTATTCATCGTCTACCTCGAATCGTAGTCCTCGCACGAGAGAGCACTgcacaatgcaatgcaatgctgcAACCATCGACCAGGATGTATCATGCTGCACAACCACCTACCTTACCAGCTTTTTCTTTGGTCCTGTTATACTTTTAAAGTTGTTGCTCCACTTCAGTGTATTCAACATTTAGaagttaaatatttttaaataaactaGTTCAGCATTTCATACAGTGATGTTGAAATAGTATGTATAAAATATTGGTGCAACGTATCTAAAATGCTAAAGTAGTTCACTCAAAATGAACGTATCTAAAATGCTAAAGTAGTTCACTCAAAATGTTGACGTTCAAATAACAAACTAAAGTAATCATATTAGATCTCATTTTGTAAAGGTATAAAGTGAACTGAAGTTGAATGCACGATCTCGTTTTGTAAAGATATAAACTGAACTGAAACTGAATGCACCGCCATTAGAGAGAAAAGTGAGCTTGAAATTTGGAAAACAAACCTTAAAACCCATCAATACCAATCTGCTGCTACCTAAAATTCATAAGCAACTTTCTTCTAGAAGATACATAGATACGGTACCTATCGGATTCTGATACTGCAGGCCTACTAATTGAAGGACCAAGATCAGTTTCAGTCCAAGAGGGATAGCGAggtatatttttctatttttttagacttaggatcgtgcccgtgcgttgctacgggcaaccAAACATTAGTATTGCAATACACATAGCATTCAACAAGACTAATAATATAAAAATCAGAACAAATATTAATTTAGTATTTAATCAAGAAcataattatttaattaaacAAAGCTATACGCCACGCATCTAAAGGGCAATCAAATCTATTTTATGTCAGCAGGAATATATCTTCGATACTCATTCGCTTCGTGCGCCAAAAGATTGATGAAGAAGTTTCGCCGCACTGTCATCGTATCCTATACATAAATCGAGCTACCTGATAGAAATAAATGTGCCCGGAAACTTAAAAAAAACTACAAATTCATGATAGCGCAGAGACACCAGAATCAAATTAGAGCAGGAGCTAGGTAAGCAATTGAGGCATTCCATCGAATATGTTGAGAGCATATGTCAACTCAAAAAGGTGTGAGCATGCTACCAGTGTGGCCGGCATATCATAAATCATAAACTACAGACATGAAGTAATTGTATCGATAAACATCGAAGACTGACAAGTGCACAACACAAGGGAATGTTATTATTGATATACATGTGAATATCATGCAGACGCTACTTGCAATTTGTACAGCAAAAGGTTGACCTCATAGCCTTTATCCTATTTTCTTCAGAAGTGCTCCAGCTGGGGATGCTGCAGATCATATCAGAAATGCTGGCATAACCTAAACACCTGACAAATAGGTTAACGCAGAGATGAAGGCAGATCACAGGCAATTTATACAGCAAAAGATTGACAAGAGTCTTCGTTCTATTTTTCTACAACAGTGCTCGAGGAGATGTTGCAGTCACAACAAAAAGTGCTGCCATAACTTGTCTTTTCAGGCTTAACTGATGCACTTGTCAACGAAGGTGGAATCTGAATCTTATTATATGAGGTTTGGTTTCaggtttatgatttttttaaaataaaagggTTATGTAAAATGACATCAAGAATATAGCAAAGACATTACCTTATTGTTCCACCTTGTTTTGTATATGAGCACTCTCAGATCTTATCAAAGGTGAAATAAAGCTTATGGCTAACATCATGTGAGTGAGAGCTAGTTTAGAAATTTTAGGCGGGTTCAGTAGTGCAAAACTAACATAGCAAGGGGCACCGAACTTCTCAACAGTCCCAAGGCATATCCCAGGCAAGCATAGTATATAAGGAATTAAGGATTAACCATGAGCAGCCGAGCTTCCTGGAAACACCCCGTAGTGGCATACAGAGATTAAAAAGTGATCAGATAGCATTTCGATTTTTTGCAAGCTTTGGGAATTACAGATTCATTGCTTAATAATTAGATCTAATACAGAATGCAATGATTTACATTACCTTGGTTGTACGATTTCCATGTTCTTAATATCTTGTGACAGTTGACATTCAGAGAATCAACACtgtaaaataaaaatgaaaaatggtTTAAGTAGTCATGAAGGAAGTAAAGCTATGGACATACTATTATGTAAAATGTTTTACAGCAATAAACTCATTATATATGCTCTCGAACTATCTACCAAGTTTCAGATCAGTATTGTCCGGGTGCTTTAATTTTAGGTTGCAACCTCAAAACCTACTATCTTATTGATTCATATGTTCTATGTCGTAGCATTTAAATTTCACATAGCCATTCATGCATGGATAAATGCACAAAGTTTGTTCTTGATGCCTGTTTGAGCACACATCTGTGGCCCAAAACATTAGAAGAGCAGTATTTGCAGTTCAGAAACTAAGAGAGCTATATGATTTCTCTAATAGTTGTTATGAAATTTTAAGCCCATATTCTACATGAGATTAAGACAACATTATTATATGGTTGCTTTGTATCCGGCGAGACTAAGGATAAGTATAATTAATTATGTTTATTAACAGCAAGTAGTTATCTCCGACTTGTACAGGCAGCCATATGCTTTTCCTAATTAGAGAGACATGTTTCCTTCAGCTGAGTCGCCATGGAACCCAATTGAATGTTACCATTTGGCACGAATTTGAGCAATAATCGTTTCAACAAACTGAGTACCACAAAAGAAGCACAATTGCTTGAGAAATAATTAATATAAATGGTAATTTATACAGCACAGAAGAATAGTTCTAGTCATTTATCAGTGAGTAATGCTAGTAATTGCTGTTTTGGTTACGTCCAGCTGCTGGTAGGAAATTGGTGGATATTGAATTCAAATGAATATATATTGTGGATAGATTAATACCTGCGCGGGGCCATAATCATGTACAATATTACAGGCTCTTGCTTCCGTTTTTGTTATTAGGCATTTCTACAAACAACTTGTATGCAGTAGAGACAGCTCGTCAGAGGGAGCAGCGGCCATATGCACGGACAGAGGGGAGGGCTGCAGAGGCTGctacggccggcggcggcgagagcgcgTCTGTGGTTGAGACGCTACGCGGCCGCGTTGCCgctggccccgcccgccccgtgCTCCAGGCGCTGTGGCCGCCAAGCGGGCCCGCCGCCTCCAGTGGCGGGGTACATTTTCGGTGCTCGACCGAGGGTGGATCTGCCATAGCCCCCTGCCCACGCTTCGTTCCTGCGCGCGCCTTCTCGCCATGAGTGTGGCGCTGTAAGGGAAGGAAGGTGAGAGGCACTGGGAGCAGGAGGAGAGGAGCAGCTGCTTCACCATCGaggcggagcaggagggggaTGGCTGGTGGCCTCACTGCCCCGTGCGGCAGAGGGGAGTGTGACGCGCAGTGAACGAAGTGGGCCGGCGAAAAGGTGGACGGGGATGGCCACATCGAACGGGGGGGAGCTCCCCTGCCACCACCGCTTGAGCCCGAGAGCACaacgagcagcagcaggaaagGAGGGCCGTCGGCGTCCccgcgctcctcc encodes the following:
- the LOC117854764 gene encoding S-type anion channel SLAH4, which produces MDGSYLDSPATSQTTMAAAAAAEAAASLKRRSIPSSSSISMLTRFHAGYFRISLALSGQALLWRTLTGDGDGDSSSSSTPMVRSLPSAAFLLLWSLALLALVALAALYAARCLLRFPAVRAEFRHHVAMNYLFAPWISCLLLLQSAPPFLRPAAAPYRLLWWAFSLPILALDIKVYGQWFTRGRKFLSMVANPASLITVIGNLVTARAAAKMGWHEAAVAIFAVGAAHYLVLFVTLYQRFPGSDSLPAVLRPVFFLFFAAPSMASLAWDAIAASFDTCCKMLFFVSLFLFASLVSRPALFRRAMRRFSVAWWAYSFPVTVLALASAEYAQEVRQAAANALMLALAVLSVAVTLALMLFSALRTADLLPHDDPFDCPHLPM